Below is a genomic region from Methanosphaera sp. ISO3-F5.
TGTAAACATTTCATTATCGCAAATAGTACCTATAGTTGGTGGGGATCATTTTTAAGCGAAAATAAGAATAAAATAATTGTCACACCAAAACCATGGTTCCAAGATAGGAGTATAATAGAAACAGATACCATTGATAACATTAATACCATTAAATTCAAAAACAATTATGAAAAAGTATTCAATGACTCTGAAATCACATTATATGACCTAAAAAATGACACACCCCATTTAGAAGAAATGTGTATTAAAAAAAGAAATAATTATCTAATACTAAAAAATTTATCTAAAGAATCAAAAATATACCTAGAAAATATTGAAGAAAAAGAAGAACAAAATCAAGCAATAATAAATATTTCACTAAAAACCAACAATATGAATTGTTTAAAAATATATTACAAAACATTAACAGAAGATTATTGTGAAAAAAATACATTATCATTATACTATTATAAAAATGAAAATATTAACCATTATCTAATAATACCCAAAGAAGCACTAATAGACTCATTACTCATAAAACCAGTAACATTAAACACAGATTATACCTGCGAAATAGAAATTAAACAATTAAAAATCAAAGAAAAAACTTCAGATAAAGATTTAAATATAAATCAAATTTTCTCAGAAAATAAAAAATTAAAAAAAGAACTAAATATTAAAAATAAAATTCTTAACACAAACAAAAACATAATTTCATCAAATGAAAAAAATATCAAAGAATTGAAGGAGGATTTGAAGAATAGGGATGAGGTTATTTCGTCTAATCGTAGTGATATTTTGTCTTTGAAGGAGGATTTGAAGAATAGGGATGAGGTTATTTCGTCTAATCGTAGTGATATTTTGTCTTTGAAGGAGGATTTGAAAAGTAGGGATGAGGTTATTTCGTCTAATCGTAGTGATATTTTGTCTTTGAAGGAGGATTTGAAGAATAGGGATGAGGTTATTTCGTCTAATCGTAGTGATATTTTGTCTTTGAAGGAGGATTTGAAAAGTAGGGATGAGGTTATTTCGTCTAATCGTAGTGATATTTTGTCTTTGAAGGAGGATTTGAAGAATAGGGATGAGGTTATTTCGTCTAATCGTAGTGATATTTTGTCTTTGAAGGAGGATTTGAAAAGTAGGGATGAGGTAATTTTGTCTTTGAAGGAAGACATTAAGAAAAAAGACGATGAAATTATATTACTAAAAAACGAGTTTATTAATGCTTTAAAAGAAAATAAAAATTAAAATATCATTGAATTTAAAGTAAACTAATTAATGTACAGTTAACTGATTAATTATTTATTTATTCCAAATTTTATTTAAAAGATTTCCTTTTTTTGTTTTATTTCCCTTTTCTTCTACATCATTACATATTTTAGAACTATTAAACAATTTTAATTTGCTAATTTGCTCTTCATAACATTCAGATATGTGTTCTATCAATCTAGAATTAGAAAGTGCATTATGATGATGGATGATTTTTGGAACTTTCATAAAACTTTTTCCGTACATTTTCTCAAGATATTCTTTAGTATTATTAGGACAATAATACTTTCTGTTATTAAATGAAATAGTTTTCAATGGAAATATATCTTCTGTTTTATATTTAATTAAATTATAATCACAATTTAATCCATGTACTCCGTCAAAACCAGGAATTATTATATTTGTTTCATTTAAAGATAAATCTAATTTGTCATAGTATTCATTGATTAATTCTGTTTTTGGTATTCCTTTAATAGACTTTACATAAAATTCATCTCGAAAATCAGTATATATTTGATCATTAATTTTTTCAGAATTAACAGCATAATCAAACGGAAAAATATCAATAAAACCTAAATTATATACATTAAACTTCAATGCGTTTTCCTTAATTGAAGATGGTAGACGGCAAATTAAAGAAGGGAATGATATAATAAAATCTTTTTCAACAAGATATCCGTTTAATAAATATAAACAATCATCTAAATTATTTTCATTGATTTCATCATTAATTATTTTAAGAAATTTATTAAAATCTTTACGAGTCATACTTATATCAACATCATCATCCCATGGGATGAAAGAACTGTGTCTATATGCACCTAGTAATGTACCATAGTTTAACCACCATTTGATGTCATGTTTTTTACAAATTTTATCTATAAATGTTAACATTTCTGTTAGTAAATCTAACCTACATTTTAATAACCCCTTAGGTTTTAATTCATAATCTATGAAAATAGAATTAAATAAATCATTGTATGAATTTAATATTCTATTATTATTTTTTTCCATTTTATTCAAGCGTGAATTCAACTCAACATACTTTTTTTCTAATTCTTCGAACTCCATAATAATTATTATGTATTGACAAGTTAAATACTTATAGTTTTTAATTTATATGGAATTGTTACTTAGTTTTCTTTATATTTTCAATTATTTTTTTTCTTAAAATAAGTTATTGATTTTTTTTTAAATGATTGATGTTGATAAAATAGTTCTACACTTGTTAAAGTCTGGTTTGAATATTTTTTTTTTAAAAATTTGATATGAGTATAATTCTAAAAAGAGAGGAAATTGTTTGAAGGGGGTTATTATTGTTTTTCTAGTTTTTTTACTTCTTCTATGAATAGTGTCAGTACTTCTTCTTGTAGTCCTTCTACGAATTTTAGTGATCCTGCTACTTCGTGTCCTCCTCCGTCTGCTCCTGCTTGGGGTATTTCTTCTTGTATTTTTGTTATTATGTTGTTGAGGTTGAATTCGTAGTCGTTTTTGATTGTTTCTGTTGCTCTTAGTACTGCGAAGTCTGGTCCGTTTGCTAGTGTCATTATTGGTTCTTCTTCGCTTTTTTCTTGTACTAGTTTGTCGTGTACGTATCCTGTTGTTTTTCCTGGTGCTGGGTATGTGAATTTGTGTGCGTATTTTTCTACGTCTAGTCTGTTTAGTTGTATTCCGTTGTCGAAGTATGTTGTTTCTACGTTTGGTAGTGCGGCTTTTAGTTGTGTTTCTACTCTTTTGTCTGATTCGCTCATTAGTACGTCGAGTAGTTCTTCTTGTCTTTCTTTGTCTTCTAGTCCTAGTATTGTGTTCATGACTCCTCTTCCGTTCATGAATCTTAGGAAGTATGCTTCGAAGTCTACGCATGTTGCTACTTTATCTAGGTCTTCTCTTGTGTATCCTTCTTCTTCTGCTATTTTTAGGTATTGGTCTACTTCACTGCATTCTGCATGGTCTCCTACTGCTGCTATTCCTGGGAAGTGTCTTATTGTTGGTCTTATGTCTGGGTTTATCATTCCTGCTAGTTCTACTGCTAGTGCTCCTGCGGTTAGTTGTGAGTCTCCTCCGACTAAGTATGGGTTTACATGTATGTCTACGTAGTTGTCAATTAGTGCTTTTCCGTTTTCTACTTCTCCTGGATAGTGGTGGTCTACTACTATGGATTCTATTCCATATACTTTTGAGTGTCTTAGTGCTGCTACGTCTTCTTCTGTTGATCCGTTGTCTAGTAGTACTAGTAGTGGTAGTTTTTGTCCATGTCTTTCAGCATCTTCTAGTGCATATGATAGGTCTTTCACTACGTCTTCTAGTTCGTAGAATGGTGCTTTACTTGGTGATCTTTTGAAGAAGTGCCATTCTGCGTCTGCGTCGTTGCTTTCTTCTCGTAGTAATGGTATTACTGCTTGTTCTACTGCTACTCCTGCGCATATTCCGTCTGCGTCTGCATGGTGTCTTACTAGTATTGATCTTCCGTCTAATACTGCTCTTCTTATTGCTTTTGCGGCTAATGCTAGTTTTGGTCTTAGTAGGTCTAGTATTTCACTTTCGACCATTACGCTTGTGTCTTCTGGTTCTGCTTTTTTGTCCATTGCTTCGAAGACTAGTTGTTTGAATTTTTCTTCTTCTTGTCCTTCTAGTTTTTCTATGTTTTCGGATTCTATTTGTATTTTTCCTCCGTGTAATGAGACTTCTCCCAGTATTTCTACTGTGTCTTCTACTTCTAGTTCTGGGTACATTCGTACTCCTGGTTCGTTGAATGCTGCTGCCCATGTGATGTCTGTTTCGTCTCGTACTGTGAATATTGTTGGTCCACTTGTTTGTTGTATTTGTATTATTTCTCCTTGTATTGCTACGTTTCGTCCTAGGTTGTCTTCGGATAGGTCGGCTATTCTTGTTCTTTTCACGTTTCTTTTGACTTTTATTTTTTCGTAGTTGTCACCGTATTTTGTTTTTGAGTATGTTAGGTCTACGTCCATTTTTCCTTTGTGTGGTTTGATTTCGCTTATTTTGACTACTATTTTGTTTCCTACTTTTTCTTTTGGGTTTCGTGTTCTTAGTAGTCCATATACGCTTTTACTTAGGCTGACGAAGAATCCGTATTTTTCTACTCTGGTGATTACTCCTTCATAGTCACTTCCTATTTCTAGGTCTTCTATTTGACATGATGGATTTAATACATACACGATTGGTTGTGATGTATTGATTTCTTTTGCCATTGTATTATGTCTCCTTTATCTTCCATTGGAAGATTTCTTTTTCCATTCATTTTGTAAATTTGTCTGGATATTGTTCTTCTAATAGTTTACGTTTATCTGAATATTCTGTGGCATTTACCATGTTTTTATGGGAGTTTGTAAAGTATTGTGTTGCTTGTGATGGACTGTTGTTAACTGTCGTCAGTCCGTTGTAGAGGTCTAGTGTTGCATTTATTTTGTATTCTATTTCTGTAAGTGTGAGGTTGAAGTATTGTATTTGTATGCTTTGGTTGTTTCGTGTTGCTTTTTTTAGTGCATTTTGTGCTCTGGTTTGTGCTTGCACATATTCTGTGTATGATGTGTTTATGTGTTCTGTTGCTTGTGAATAATTTTTTGAGTTAAGGTATGTTACAGCGTTGTTGTATTCTGTGTTTGCTGTTTGTAAATGGGTATTAATACTTGGAACTTCAGCATCTGCCTTGTTCATATCGACTATTATGACAAAGCCTATGATTAGTAGTATTAAAAAGATTAATATTCCAATTATTAATTTTTTATTCATATAAAGTATTCCATTATAATTTTTATATACATTATTTATGTATGTCTTTTTTAGTTTAAATATTTGAAGTTTTTATACATTACTTTTTATCTTTCTTTTCATCTTTAAATAAAATAAATTTGGTTTCTCAGCGTTTTGAAATAATAAAACATTCTGTATGTCAGTAATCAATTTTATTAATAAGTACTAACATTATTTATTATATTAAAATATTTTTATTTTTTTGAAACTTATTAAATTAATGAATTGAAAAAATATGCTAGGCAAATTTTAAGTAAATAAGTTTAGGGATAATGATAATTAAAATTTAATTATTGAAATTTAAATTGAGTTTAAATAGATATTGTTTTCTTTTAATAAGATTAATAAAAAGATATTGTAAATGTATGTTTTAATTCATAAAATACTGAAAATAGATCCATAATAATTTTAGGTGATGGAATGGTAATAAAAATTGGTGTAATGGGTTGTTGTGTCTGATGATATTTTTAGTTCACTTCATAATTAGAAATATTGGGAAGATTTTGAAATATTATTTATTATTGCAAGAACATCTTTAATTAGTTTATCACAAAAACCAATTGATGTAAATCGTGAAGATTTGATTATTTCTAAAGAAACAGAATATAGTGAACATAATATTAATTGTATGTATGGTGATATAACTCAAAAATTTATGATCTCCTGAATAAGGATATACAATATATGGTTATGGACTTTTTTTAGATGCATTTTTTTGAGGTATTAATTACTGAAAAAGGTATTATAAGAAATAATTATTGGCATTTACAATGTACTAATTTTTATAATAATCTTCATGAAAAAAGGGTTGTAACACCATCCGATAACATAGCAGAGTATATGAGTTTATTAAAAAGTTTTCTCCATTTTTTTTTAATTATATGAAAGAAAATTATCCAGAAACTAAGATTATTTTAGTCAGTGTTCGTCTTATGGAGTATCGAACTTTGGATGATGGTTCTGTTGAGGGTTTTGTGAATAGAGATAATCCTATCAATAAGTCTTTGGATATTTTAGAGGATTATGTTGTGGAAATTTTGATGTGAGTTTTGTTGATTTTGAAGAGACCAGTCTTGATAAAAATCATATTTGGTGTCCAGGTAAAGTTCATTATTCAAAAGAATATTACCAATATTCTTATAGGAAAATATTAAATATTGTTAAATATGATGAAATTAACAAAAAAATTAATCAATTAAACCTCATAGATAATGATTTAAATAAGGAAGACTTGATTCATGAAATATCTTTAATAGAAGATTCAAATTCAGTTAATGGAAGTGTTCAAAAAAGATATAAGAGTATAATAGATACTTTAAAAAATGAAAATATTAAACTTAAATTAAAAAAAAGATTCCATTAGTTCTGAAAATAACAATCTGAAAATGCAATTGTATCAAAAAGAAAAATTAATTTAAGAAATTAGTTATGATAAAAAAGAAATATCGCTTGAATTTGATTAAATTAAAAAGGAAAATGTCAAATTAAAGAATGAAAATAAGTTAATGGCTAATTCAATAAGTTGGACTATCACTAAACCTTTAAGATTACTTTCAAACATTTAAAAAATTATTGCATAAATAATCATAATAATTAAATTTAGAAATTCTTTTTTATTTATAAACTATGCGATTAATTATATAACCAATTTTAATAATTAGTAAAAACATATATATAACCAATATTTTTTTAACACAAACTTGTGTATTATGTGATTTTATGGTTTATGAAGAATTTGAAACAGAAAAACAGAAAACGCATGACAAGGTTAAAATACGACAATTAATTAACTTTGATAAGAATAATGAAGATATAAAAGTATCTGTAGTTATACCTATTTTTAATGTAGAAACATACTTACCCCAATGTTTAGATAGTGTTATCAGCCAATCATTAAAAGAAATTGAAATAATATGTGTTAATGATGGATCAACAGATAACTCCTTAAATATATTATTAGATTATGCAGCACGTGATGACAGAGTAAAAATAATTGATAAGGATAATGCAGGTTATGGACATACAATGAACATCGGTATGGACATGGCAAGTGGAGAATACATAGTTATCGTAGAAAGTGATGACTGGATACTACAAGATATGTTCAAAACATTATACAAAACAGCAACTGAAAACAAATTAGATTTTGTAAAAAGTGATTTTTACCGTTTCTTTGGAGAAGGACAAAATATCATTAAAAAACTTTTTAAATTAGATCCAAACGAAGAATTGTATGATAAAATTATTTCGACAAGCAAATCACATGATGCTTATACCATGCAAATGAACACATGGACCGGATTATATAACACTAATTTTCTTAGAAAAAATTGTATAAGACACTCCGAAACCCCTGGAGCATCATACCAAGACAATGGGTTCTGGTTTAAAACATTTTATTATGGACAAAGAGTAATGTTCATTCCAGAAGCATTCTATATGTACCGACGTGACAACCCAAATTCTTCAGTAAAAAATAAAGAAAAAGTATATGCGATGGATACAGAATACGAACTTATATACAAGTTTCTGGAAGATAAGGGTAATTCTTCAGAATTTATGGATGCATTCACTTATGCTAAATACCATAACTTCCACTTCACAATGGATAGAATAGACATCCAGTTCAAAAAAGAATTTCTTGAAAATACAGCTAATAATTTCAGGGAAATGATACAAAACAACGAATTTGATCCATCACTCTTAGCTGAAAATGACCAATACATATTAAATTGGATAATAAACGACACTGAGAACTATTATAAATACAATTACACAATAAACGAAGAAAACTATGATTACCTAAGTAAATATGTGGAATGTAGAATAGATATAAAAAATTATGGTACAATAGGAAACGATGTATTACTCCTAAAAAATAATGAAATTTTAACTAAAATAACACAACCTGGCTGGTTTAATGATAAAAAAGGAAGAGGAACTGTAATTCAAAGTATCACAGGTAGTCTTGATTTAACATTTAAATGTATCAAACAAGGAATATTGGAATTTAACTTCAGAAGCATAGATTATAGGGATAACTTAGGAAACACTATGCCATTATTAATAGATTATACTGAGATAATAATTGATGATGAAACAATAATTTCGGGCAGTATGGTAGCATGGCATGACAGTCCTTATACATATTCAAAAAAAGTTGAAGATGGTCAAAAAGTACATTTACATGTTACATGGAAACCAATAAACAGGGATAGTAACTCATTATATGATAATAAGCAAATCAGTTTAGGAACTGTAGATGTAATTAATCTCATAAATGAAATTAATTATTTACAATATGAAAATTTAAAATTAAAAAAATTTAAGAAAGATCTTCTTAACTCAAAATCATGGAAGCTAACAGAACCATTAAGAAGTACAAAAAACTAATATTTGGAGGAAAATCTTTTGTCAATACAGGAAAATGGCACTGCCAAAAAGATGATTGCCGAGTTTGAAAGACAATTTAATGAGATTATTAATGATTATCGTCAAAATAAAATTTCAACAACACATTGTATACATTCATTAAATTGGTTAAGAACATCATGGGGCGTATTACGTGTAGATATAAAAAACTCTGGAAAACATAATAAATTAGCATCATTCAGTTATACTGAAGGAACTGAGGTGCAATTTCCAGGATGGTTTAATGATGAACAGGGACAAGGAGCTTTAATCAGATTAACAGAATTAGACAACAAAATACAATTTCATTGTGTAAATGAAGGTAATGTTAAATTCAGTTTTAGAGGAGGAGACTATAAAAATAATAAAAATGAAAGACAACCAATACTATTCAATTACACAAAAATAACAATTAACAATAATAACATACTAAAAGATAACAAAATTGCATGGCACGACAAACCTATAATGTATAATATGAAATGCAAAGATGATGAAAAAATAAATCTAGAAATTAATTGGGAGAATATATACAATTATTTTCCAGCATTAAAAGCGCACTTGCTAAACATTAACAACAAAAACCTAGATACTACTATAAATGATGTTTTGAATTATTTTGATAATCAAAAACAGTTAAATGAGATAAAATCATTAGAAACAACTGTACAATTATTAAATAAGCGTAATGAAGAATTATTCCTAAAATTAGCTGAACAACAAAATGAAACGAACCAAATAATAGATTCATATAACTTTTTATTTAATACATTATTTAAGTATAATAAAATTGAACCTAAAAAACTAGTTAAACAATCAAGAGAGTTGAACATGCAACTATTAGATTTTATTGAAAATGTATGTAAAAAATATAACCTGCAATGGTGGCTTTATGGTGGAACATTACTCGGTGCTATAAGACACAAAGGATTCATACCATGGGATGATGACTGTGATATTAAAATGATGCGCGAAGACTATGAAAAATTCCTTCAGATAATTGGACATGAAATAGAAGAACACAACCTCACAGGAGTCATGGAAGCAAACACAACGACAAAAACCATCGACGATGTCTTCCTTCCATTTATAAAACTGAACTACTGGGTTGACAAACATCTCTACGCATTCATCGACATATTCCCAACAGAATACTTGAAAACAGAAGTACATGACCTGAAAACAGTATTCAGAGTAGAAACCAATAGGATGGTCGGAAGACTCCGAGCAGGAGAGGATAGAAAAACAGTAATAAACGAAGCATCAGAAAGACTGGGCGTTTCAAAAACAAAAACAAACAGGATAATCTGTGGAATTGAAGATTCAATACTCGCCGTACATGATTATGACACAGTATTTCCATTAACAAAAATCCAGTTTGAAAACAGAGAATACCCATGCCCGAATCATTACATCAGATACATTTCAGAATTATACGGTGACGACTACCTGCAGATACCAAAAGTAATCTATGCACACGGATTCTATGATTACCTTTCACGCC
It encodes:
- a CDS encoding phosphorylcholine transferase LicD; amino-acid sequence: MSIQENGTAKKMIAEFERQFNEIINDYRQNKISTTHCIHSLNWLRTSWGVLRVDIKNSGKHNKLASFSYTEGTEVQFPGWFNDEQGQGALIRLTELDNKIQFHCVNEGNVKFSFRGGDYKNNKNERQPILFNYTKITINNNNILKDNKIAWHDKPIMYNMKCKDDEKINLEINWENIYNYFPALKAHLLNINNKNLDTTINDVLNYFDNQKQLNEIKSLETTVQLLNKRNEELFLKLAEQQNETNQIIDSYNFLFNTLFKYNKIEPKKLVKQSRELNMQLLDFIENVCKKYNLQWWLYGGTLLGAIRHKGFIPWDDDCDIKMMREDYEKFLQIIGHEIEEHNLTGVMEANTTTKTIDDVFLPFIKLNYWVDKHLYAFIDIFPTEYLKTEVHDLKTVFRVETNRMVGRLRAGEDRKTVINEASERLGVSKTKTNRIICGIEDSILAVHDYDTVFPLTKIQFENREYPCPNHYIRYISELYGDDYLQIPKVIYAHGFYDYLSRHNNVYDRMDEHIRKLDEINRNF
- a CDS encoding alpha-1,2-fucosyltransferase → MIIIKLKGGLGNQLFQYAFACSLAHSLHVELFLDISYFSHNEPRKHVIYGLNAYNIKGIVGYYPFAEKTSVSMNYLPQSNIVKYEEGIKDLFPETFYDYEIIEKIKDLELPAFFDGYFQQQIKNNKSSIITENFFKKNNKIIHENLKYNLPISDKYQKIIKDMQKYDSVAIHIRHGDYENIINFGLCSSEYYEKAIKFFEKKLDNPKFFIFTEDHEWVKSNLSFNSPIKHIYFNEKIDSYSRGYAELLKLMSSCKHFIIANSTYSWWGSFLSENKNKIIVTPKPWFQDRSIIETDTIDNINTIKFKNNYEKVFNDSEITLYDLKNDTPHLEEMCIKKRNNYLILKNLSKESKIYLENIEEKEEQNQAIINISLKTNNMNCLKIYYKTLTEDYCEKNTLSLYYYKNENINHYLIIPKEALIDSLLIKPVTLNTDYTCEIEIKQLKIKEKTSDKDLNINQIFSENKKLKKELNIKNKILNTNKNIISSNEKNIKELKEDLKNRDEVISSNRSDILSLKEDLKNRDEVISSNRSDILSLKEDLKSRDEVISSNRSDILSLKEDLKNRDEVISSNRSDILSLKEDLKSRDEVISSNRSDILSLKEDLKNRDEVISSNRSDILSLKEDLKSRDEVILSLKEDIKKKDDEIILLKNEFINALKENKN
- a CDS encoding glycosyltransferase family 2 protein; amino-acid sequence: MVYEEFETEKQKTHDKVKIRQLINFDKNNEDIKVSVVIPIFNVETYLPQCLDSVISQSLKEIEIICVNDGSTDNSLNILLDYAARDDRVKIIDKDNAGYGHTMNIGMDMASGEYIVIVESDDWILQDMFKTLYKTATENKLDFVKSDFYRFFGEGQNIIKKLFKLDPNEELYDKIISTSKSHDAYTMQMNTWTGLYNTNFLRKNCIRHSETPGASYQDNGFWFKTFYYGQRVMFIPEAFYMYRRDNPNSSVKNKEKVYAMDTEYELIYKFLEDKGNSSEFMDAFTYAKYHNFHFTMDRIDIQFKKEFLENTANNFREMIQNNEFDPSLLAENDQYILNWIINDTENYYKYNYTINEENYDYLSKYVECRIDIKNYGTIGNDVLLLKNNEILTKITQPGWFNDKKGRGTVIQSITGSLDLTFKCIKQGILEFNFRSIDYRDNLGNTMPLLIDYTEIIIDDETIISGSMVAWHDSPYTYSKKVEDGQKVHLHVTWKPINRDSNSLYDNKQISLGTVDVINLINEINYLQYENLKLKKFKKDLLNSKSWKLTEPLRSTKN
- a CDS encoding phosphorylcholine transferase LicD — protein: MEFEELEKKYVELNSRLNKMEKNNNRILNSYNDLFNSIFIDYELKPKGLLKCRLDLLTEMLTFIDKICKKHDIKWWLNYGTLLGAYRHSSFIPWDDDVDISMTRKDFNKFLKIINDEINENNLDDCLYLLNGYLVEKDFIISFPSLICRLPSSIKENALKFNVYNLGFIDIFPFDYAVNSEKINDQIYTDFRDEFYVKSIKGIPKTELINEYYDKLDLSLNETNIIIPGFDGVHGLNCDYNLIKYKTEDIFPLKTISFNNRKYYCPNNTKEYLEKMYGKSFMKVPKIIHHHNALSNSRLIEHISECYEEQISKLKLFNSSKICNDVEEKGNKTKKGNLLNKIWNK
- a CDS encoding DHH family phosphoesterase → MAKEINTSQPIVYVLNPSCQIEDLEIGSDYEGVITRVEKYGFFVSLSKSVYGLLRTRNPKEKVGNKIVVKISEIKPHKGKMDVDLTYSKTKYGDNYEKIKVKRNVKRTRIADLSEDNLGRNVAIQGEIIQIQQTSGPTIFTVRDETDITWAAAFNEPGVRMYPELEVEDTVEILGEVSLHGGKIQIESENIEKLEGQEEEKFKQLVFEAMDKKAEPEDTSVMVESEILDLLRPKLALAAKAIRRAVLDGRSILVRHHADADGICAGVAVEQAVIPLLREESNDADAEWHFFKRSPSKAPFYELEDVVKDLSYALEDAERHGQKLPLLVLLDNGSTEEDVAALRHSKVYGIESIVVDHHYPGEVENGKALIDNYVDIHVNPYLVGGDSQLTAGALAVELAGMINPDIRPTIRHFPGIAAVGDHAECSEVDQYLKIAEEEGYTREDLDKVATCVDFEAYFLRFMNGRGVMNTILGLEDKERQEELLDVLMSESDKRVETQLKAALPNVETTYFDNGIQLNRLDVEKYAHKFTYPAPGKTTGYVHDKLVQEKSEEEPIMTLANGPDFAVLRATETIKNDYEFNLNNIITKIQEEIPQAGADGGGHEVAGSLKFVEGLQEEVLTLFIEEVKKLEKQ